From Homo sapiens chromosome 6, GRCh38.p14 Primary Assembly, the proteins below share one genomic window:
- the AGER gene encoding advanced glycosylation end product-specific receptor isoform 6 precursor (isoform 6 precursor is encoded by transcript variant 9) translates to MAAGTAVGAWVLVLSLWGAVVGAQNITARIGEPLVLKCKGAPKKPPQRLEWKLNTGRTEAWKVLSPQGGGPWDSVARVLPNGSLFLPAVGIQDEGIFRCQAMNRNGKETKSNYRVRVYQIPGKPEIVDSASELTAGVPNKVGTCVSEGSYPAGTLSWHLDGKPLVPNEKGVSVKEQTRRHPETGLFTLQSELMVTPARGGDPRPTFSCSFSPGLPRHRALRTAPIQPRVWEPVPLEEVQLVVEPEGGAVAPGGTVTLTCEVPAQPSPQIHWMKDGVPLPLPPSPVLILPEIGPQDQGTYSCVATHSSHGPQESRAVSISIIEPGEEGPTAGEGFDKVREAEDSPQHM, encoded by the exons ATGGCTGCCGGAACAGCAGTTGGAGCCTGGGTGCTGGTCCTCAGTCTGTGGG GGGcagtagtaggtgctcaaaacaTCACAGCCCGGATTGGCGAGCCACTGGTGCTGAAGTGTAAGGGGGCCCCCAAGAAACCACCCCAGCGGCTGGAATGGAAACTG AACACAGGCCGGACAGAAGCTTGGAAGGTCCTGTCTCCCCAGGGAGGAGGCCCCTGGGACAGTGTGGCTCGTGTCCTTCCCAACGGCTCCCTCTTCCTTCCGGCTGTCGGGATCCAGGATGAGGGGATTTTCCGGTGCCAGGCAATGAACAGGAATGGAAAGGAGACCAAGTCCAACTACCGAGTCCGTGTCTACC AGATTCCTGGGAAGCCAGAAATTGTAGATTCTGCCTCTGAACTCACGGCTGGTGTTCCCAATAAG GTGGGGACATGTGTGTCAGAGGGAAGCTACCCTGCAGGGACTCTTAGCTGGCACTTGGATGGGAAGCCCCTGGTGCCTAATGAGAAGG GAGTATCTGTGAAGGAACAGACCAGGAGACACCCTGAGACAGGGCTCTTCACACTGCAGTCGGAGCTAATGGTGACCCCAGCCCGGGGAGGAGATCCCCGTCCCACCTTCTCCTGTAGCTTCAGCCCAGGCCTTCCCCGACACCGGGCCTTGCGCACAGCCCCCATCCAGCCCCGTGTCTGGG AGCCTGTGCCTCTGGAGGAGGTCCAATTGGTGGTGGAGCCAGAAGGTGGAGCAGTAGCTCCTGGTGGAACCGTAACCCTGACCTGTGAAGTCCCTGCCCAGCCCTCTCCTCAAATCCACTGGATGAAGGAT gGTGTGCCCTTGCCCCTTCCCCCCAGCCCTGTGCTGATCCTCCCTGAGATAGGGCCTCAGGACCAGGGAACCTACAGCTGTGTGGCCACCCATTCCAGCCACGGGCCCCAGGAAAGCCGTGCtgtcagcatcagcatcatcg AACCAGGCGAGGAGGGGCCAACTGCAGGTGAGGGGTTTGATAAAGTCAGGGAAGCAGAAGATAGCCCCCAACACATGTGA
- the AGER gene encoding advanced glycosylation end product-specific receptor isoform 4 precursor (isoform 4 precursor is encoded by transcript variant 4): MAAGTAVGAWVLVLSLWGAVVGAQNITARIGEPLVLKCKGAPKKPPQRLEWKLNTGRTEAWKVLSPQGGGPWDSVARVLPNGSLFLPAVGIQDEGIFRCQAMNRNGKETKSNYRVRVYQIPGKPEIVDSASELTAGVPNKVVEESRRSRKRPCEQEVGTCVSEGSYPAGTLSWHLDGKPLVPNEKGVSVKEQTRRHPETGLFTLQSELMVTPARGGDPRPTFSCSFSPGLPRHRALRTAPIQPRVWEPVPLEEVQLVVEPEGGAVAPGGTVTLTCEVPAQPSPQIHWMKDGVPLPLPPSPVLILPEIGPQDQGTYSCVATHSSHGPQESRAVSISIIEPGEEGPTAGEGFDKVREAEDSPQHM; this comes from the exons ATGGCTGCCGGAACAGCAGTTGGAGCCTGGGTGCTGGTCCTCAGTCTGTGGG GGGcagtagtaggtgctcaaaacaTCACAGCCCGGATTGGCGAGCCACTGGTGCTGAAGTGTAAGGGGGCCCCCAAGAAACCACCCCAGCGGCTGGAATGGAAACTG AACACAGGCCGGACAGAAGCTTGGAAGGTCCTGTCTCCCCAGGGAGGAGGCCCCTGGGACAGTGTGGCTCGTGTCCTTCCCAACGGCTCCCTCTTCCTTCCGGCTGTCGGGATCCAGGATGAGGGGATTTTCCGGTGCCAGGCAATGAACAGGAATGGAAAGGAGACCAAGTCCAACTACCGAGTCCGTGTCTACC AGATTCCTGGGAAGCCAGAAATTGTAGATTCTGCCTCTGAACTCACGGCTGGTGTTCCCAATAAGGTAGTGGAAGAAAGCAGGAGAAGTAGAAAACGGCCCTGTGAACAGGAG GTGGGGACATGTGTGTCAGAGGGAAGCTACCCTGCAGGGACTCTTAGCTGGCACTTGGATGGGAAGCCCCTGGTGCCTAATGAGAAGG GAGTATCTGTGAAGGAACAGACCAGGAGACACCCTGAGACAGGGCTCTTCACACTGCAGTCGGAGCTAATGGTGACCCCAGCCCGGGGAGGAGATCCCCGTCCCACCTTCTCCTGTAGCTTCAGCCCAGGCCTTCCCCGACACCGGGCCTTGCGCACAGCCCCCATCCAGCCCCGTGTCTGGG AGCCTGTGCCTCTGGAGGAGGTCCAATTGGTGGTGGAGCCAGAAGGTGGAGCAGTAGCTCCTGGTGGAACCGTAACCCTGACCTGTGAAGTCCCTGCCCAGCCCTCTCCTCAAATCCACTGGATGAAGGAT gGTGTGCCCTTGCCCCTTCCCCCCAGCCCTGTGCTGATCCTCCCTGAGATAGGGCCTCAGGACCAGGGAACCTACAGCTGTGTGGCCACCCATTCCAGCCACGGGCCCCAGGAAAGCCGTGCtgtcagcatcagcatcatcg AACCAGGCGAGGAGGGGCCAACTGCAGGTGAGGGGTTTGATAAAGTCAGGGAAGCAGAAGATAGCCCCCAACACATGTGA